A section of the Neorhizobium galegae bv. orientalis str. HAMBI 540 genome encodes:
- a CDS encoding TetR/AcrR family transcriptional regulator produces the protein MASAEPKTSPASTKLRADARRNRDRLIEVAAAAFAENGVETSLEDIARQAGVGIGTLYRHFPSREHLVEVVYRRELESLATAATELAEKHTPDVALEEWMRRFVGYIATKRGMANSLRILMTSNSSLFSEGSGLIRGALESLLKTAGDKGCIRSDIETSDLLHALSSIYSIPESPEWRERSHRLIGLLMDGLRTRR, from the coding sequence TTGGCCTCGGCCGAGCCGAAGACATCGCCCGCATCGACCAAGCTTCGCGCCGATGCTCGCCGTAACCGCGACAGGCTGATCGAGGTGGCGGCCGCAGCCTTTGCGGAAAATGGCGTCGAGACCTCGCTGGAAGATATAGCACGCCAGGCCGGCGTCGGCATCGGCACCCTTTACCGGCATTTCCCGAGCCGCGAGCATCTCGTGGAAGTGGTCTATCGACGCGAACTCGAAAGCCTTGCCACGGCTGCCACCGAACTTGCGGAAAAACATACGCCGGATGTTGCCCTTGAGGAATGGATGCGTCGTTTCGTCGGCTACATCGCCACCAAGCGCGGCATGGCCAACAGCCTGCGCATTCTCATGACGTCGAACTCCTCCCTTTTTTCCGAGGGCTCGGGCCTGATCCGCGGCGCTTTGGAAAGCCTGTTGAAGACCGCCGGCGACAAGGGATGCATCCGCAGCGACATCGAGACAAGCGATCTCCTGCACGCGCTGTCGAGTATCTATTCGATTCCGGAATCGCCCGAATGGCGTGAGCGGTCGCATCGCCTGATCGGCCTCTTGATGGACGGCCTTCGGACCCGCCGATAA